In Kogia breviceps isolate mKogBre1 chromosome 19, mKogBre1 haplotype 1, whole genome shotgun sequence, a single genomic region encodes these proteins:
- the PIMREG gene encoding protein PIMREG yields the protein MASRWPAVGASMRRRSLQNQEQLEESEALQPAVGHPGTSSGALGSLCRQFQRRLPLRAASLNLRAGPSWKLLETPQPGQQGLQAAARSAKNALGAVSQRIQESCQSGTKWLVGSQVKARRRKRGAQKGSGPPARSLSRRSAQLPVAAPARSALGPQQGERRRPSARTGPRAHPRRQCGREAAFRSPYSSAEPLYSPSESDSDLEPMGAGIQHLQRLSQELDEAIIAEESGDMTVSLIDD from the exons ATGGCTTCTCGGTGGCCGGCCGTGGGGGCCTCCATGCGTCGGAGGTCCCTACAGAACCAGGAGCAGCTGGAGGAGAGCGAGGCCCTACAGCCTGCAGTTGGCCACCCAGGCACCTCCAGCGGGGCCCTGGGCTCCCTGTGCAGACAGTTCCAAAGGAGGCTGCCCCTGAGGGCAGCCAGCCTCAACCTCAGGGCGGGCCCCTCCTGGAAACTCCTGGAGACCCCACAGCCAGGACAGCAGGGCCTCCAGGCTGCAGCTCGCTCAGCTAAGAACGCCTTGGGTGCCGTGTCCCAG AGAATCCAGGAGTCCTGCCAAAGTGGCACCAAGTGGCTGGTGGGAAGCCAGGTGAAagccaggaggaggaagagaggggcaCAGAAGGGCAGCGGCCCCCCAGCTCGCAGCCTGAGCCGCAGGAGTGCCCAGCTACCCGTGGCCGCCCCTGCCCGCTCggccctgggcccccagcagggGGAGCGCCGCCGCCCCTCTGCCCGGACGGGCCCGCGGGCCCACCCTCGGCGGCAGTGCGGGAGGGAGGCTGCCTTCCGGAGCCCCTACTCCTCGGCAGAGCCCCTCTACTCCCCCAG CGAGTCTGACAGTGACCTAGAGCCCATGGGGGCAGGAATCCAGCATCTCCAGAGGCTGTCCCAAGAGCTGGATGAGGCCATCATAGCCGAGGAGAG TGGCGACATGACTGTTTCTCTCATTGATGACTAA